In the Malania oleifera isolate guangnan ecotype guangnan chromosome 1, ASM2987363v1, whole genome shotgun sequence genome, one interval contains:
- the LOC131146021 gene encoding syntaxin-121-like, with translation MNDLFSRSFSRFRSDPVYSPDRGQSGVQMSAAGGGGVNLDKFFEDVESIKEELREIESLHQRLQNSHEQSKTLHNAQSVKDLRSRMDSDVSLALKKAKVIKVRLEALDRSNAANRTLPGCGPGSSADRTRTSVVNGLRKKLRDFMDSFNSLRQHISSDYRETVQRRYFTVTGENPNEETVDLLISTGQSETFLQKAIQEQGRGRIMDTIVEIQERHDAAKEMESNLRELHQVFLDMAVLVEAQGEQLDDIESQVARANSFVRGGTQQLQTARKHQKNTRKWTCYAITLLLVIILFVVLFTVRPWESNGGGGGGGTSPAQPSPPA, from the exons ATGAACGATCTCTTCTCCCGCTCCTTCTCCCGCTTCCGAAGCGATCCAGTCTACTCGCCGGATCGCGGTCAGTCCGGGGTTCAGATGTCCGCCGCCGGTGGAGGAGGAGTCAACCTCGACAAGTTCTTCGAAGACGTCGAGTCCATCAAGGAGGAGCTCAGAGAGATCGAATCTCTCCACCAGCGGCTTCAGAACTCGCATGAACAGAGTAAGACCCTGCACAACGCGCAGTCCGTGAAGGATCTGCGGTCCCGCATGGATTCTGATGTCTCCCTCGCCCTCAAGAAGGCTAAGGTAATTAAGGTTCGGCTGGAGGCACTCGACCGTTCCAACGCCGCCAATCGCACCCTTCCCGGCTGCGGTCCCGGCTCATCCGCCGATCGCACGCGTACCTCCGTCGTCAACGGCCTTCGCAAGAAGCTACGCGACTTTATGGACTCCTTCAACTCTCTCCGCCAGCACATCTCCTCCGACTACCGCGAGACGGTGCAGCGCCGCTACTTCACCGTCACCGGCGAGAATCCGAACGAGGAAACAGTCGATCTGCTCATCTCCACCGGCCAGAGCGAGACTTTTCTCCAGAAGGCCATCCAGGAACAAG GTAGAGGGAGGATAATGGACACAATAGTGGAGATTCAGGAGAGGCATGACGCGGCGAAGGAGATGGAAAGCAACCTGAGGGAGCTGCACCAGGTGTTCCTGGACATGGCGGTGTTAGTGGAGGCGCAGGGGGAGCAGCTGGACGACATCGAGAGCCAGGTGGCGAGGGCCAATTCGTTCGTGAGGGGCGGGACCCAGCAGTTGCAGACGGCCCGGAAGCACCAGAAAAATACCCGCAAGTGGACCTGCTACGCCATCACCCTCTTGCTGGTCATCATCTTGTTCGTCGTCTTGTTCACGGTCAGGCCGTGGGAGAGCaacggcggcggcggcggcggcggtaCCAGCCCCGCCCAGCCCTCCCCCCCTGCCTAG